GCCACCATCGAGGCGAAATCGCAGGATAACATCACCATTTCGCTGGCCGCCACCGGTGAGACTGCGCTCAACGACAAGATGCTGGCGCCGCCCCAGCTCGCGCCGGCATTAAAGAAGATGGTGACGGATCATCCCGGCCGGTTGGTGGTGATTCGCGCCGATAAGAACGTGAGCCACCGGCAGATTCTCGATTTGCTCGGCCTGGCCAAGAAGAACGGCGCGCAACGGATTGCGATTGCGACAGTGCAGAGGCGGTGAGATGCAAGCTGCGATTCAAATCGCAGCCTGTTAGCGGAAGTCGGCTGAAGCCGACTGGAGGGCTTCGATGCGCGGAGGATTTTTTCTCAAATCCTGGCCCGTTAACTCAAGCGATTCAAATCGCAGCCTGTTGGCGGAAGTCGGCTGAAGCCGACTGCGGCTGGGCAGCGAGTTTCAGCCCATGAAAGTGTTTTCAACTCCTGCCGAAATCAGATACCCCCGAGAATTCCTTACCAGCCGTTTTCCCCCAAACTTGTGATCCGGTAGTCCCCCGCGTGATTACCGCGCCCCGCCATTTGCCCATCGCCCTTTCCCCGCCGCGATTCAACGCGATTCAAATCGCAGCCTGTTGGCGGAAGTCGGCTGAAGCCGACTGGAGGGCTTCGATGCGCGGAGGATTTTTTCTCAAATCCTGGCCCGTTAACTCAAGCTGCGATTCAAATCGCAGCCTGTTAGCGGAAGTCGGCTGAAGCCGACTGCGGCTGGGCAGCGAGTTTCAGCCCATGAAAGTGTTTTCAACTCCTGCCGAAATCAGATACTCCCGAGAATTCCTTACCAGCCGTTTTCCCCCCAAACTTGTGATCCGGTAGTCCCCCGCGTGATTACCACGCCCCGCCATTTGCCCATCGCCCTTTCCCCGCCGCGATTGCCTGCAGTTGTTCTGATTCATAAACGTTGACGCCAGTGCGCCCGCTTTGTGCGATTGCAATCATGGCGGCGGCCACGTCGGCTGCCGCAATGCCGCGATAGCGGCGCAGCGGGCCAATGAATGCGAAAGACAGCAGGCCAAACACCGCGCTGCCGAGGCGTTCGCCCAGCCGGAATTCCGCACGTTGGCCGAGCAACAACGAGGGCCGCAGAATCTGCAGGCTGGGCAAGCCCAATTGCTGCAGCGCCTGCTCGACCTCGCCCTTGATGCGGCTGTAGAAAATGGTTGAGCGCGGATTCGCCCCCATCGAGGTCACGATCAAGAATTGTGGCACGCCCTGTTGCACCGCCAGCCGGGCAATTTCGACGGGATAGGTGAAATCCACCCGGCGAAAAGCGGCCTGCGAGCCGGCTTGCTTGATGGTGGTTCCCAAACAACAGAAAATCTCATCCACCTCGCGCAGCGCGGCGGCACCGGCCGGCAACTCGTCGAAAGCAATGATCTGCTGCTGCAGCTTGGGATGCTGGCGCGGCAGCGGCCGGCGCAGCCAGGTGATCACGCGCTGGTAGTTGTCATTCGCCAGCAGGAGTTGCAGGCAGTGGCTGCCCACCAACCCGCTGGCACCCAACAACAACGCAGTTTTCGCCATGCCTACTCTTTTCTGTGTTTGCGCCCTTCAATCCAGCCGCATCATGCTCTTCGCTTCGGCGCTCGCGCCGCTGGTCCGATCGGTGACTTTCACGGTCAGCTCGTATTCGCCGGGCTTGGCTGCGCTCAAATCCAGGCCGGTTTGCTCGAAGGTGTCGCGGCTATTCGCTTCCCGCTCGAAGGTGAGCGAGATTTTCGTCTTGTCGCCGCCGCCGAACAAGCCGGCAAAGCCGCCGGATTTTCCCTTGAGCGCCTGCACGGTGTATTCCAACAGAAACTGCGCCCGGCCCTCCGGATTCAAGGTCAAATTGTAAATCTCAAAATAGAGCTGCACCGCCTGGCTGAGGCTGAATTGCTTGTAAGGATTGGGCAGCAGCGCCAAGCCGTTGCGAACGAACGGACCTGCGCTGGTGGCGGGCGCGACCGCGAACGCCAGCAGCAAATCGCTCAACACCAGCCCGCCGCTGTTGTAATCCGGCAGCGCCAATTCAAAAGAAAAACCGCCGACGCGAACGGGCGTGGCCTTTGCCAGGCGCGCATGAAAGGCGATGCGATAGGAATCCGGCGCGGCCGAGAAGTGATGGGCATCGATAAACAAGCCGCGCGCAAACTGGCGTGGGGATTCCGGATGCAGCGCGATTTGCTTGTCCACGCGCTCGAGCTCATGCCAGCCCATGTCATGCAGCACCGCGCCTTTTTCCAGCAGAATCGGGCCGGCTTCCGCGGCGTGCTCCTTGGTGATTTGATTCGCGGGAATGGCGTAGTAGAGCGCCAACTCATCGCGACCGGCGGTGCCCTTGAAAGCCGCCGTGTAAAACGCCATGGCCAGTGGTTCGATCTTCTCATGCCAGGTGTGACGGTCCGTATCCAATCCGGCGCGCACGGATTTCACGCTTTGATCCGCCATCTCGTTTTCGTAGGTCAGGCGTTCGCTCTCGGTGGCGTTGAGCAGCCGCAGGTAGACCGGTCCCCAGTGCAACCGTTCTGAGAGCATGTCGGGATCCGTGATGATCGGCGTGAGGCGCCAGTTGTTGCCCACAGCATTGTCGGCGATGACGAAATGAAAAGTCAATTCGCCGCGCTCCGGCGTTTTGTAGTAGCGCCAGGATTCATTGGGATTCGCCCGCTGGCTGACGGAAAGGGCGGTGTCATCCGGCGGTCCCTGGCGGAGATAGACCAGACCCTTGTCGTTGAATTCGTGATTGAGAAAATAGACCTTGGTGTATTTCAGATATTGTGAGCGGTCGGGACTGTTGAACCAGGTGCGGAAGCCGTCAAAGGCGTAGTTCTTTTCGGCGAAACGCAGCCGGCGGTAATGTTCGGCCAGGCGCAGATTGACCTGCGCGGCGGGCAGCGGATCGCGGCTCACCCACATCTTTTGAAAAAAGACGCGGAATTCCTCCGGCGTTTGCAGTGTGAGGTAGGTGTCATACTCGGCATCACTGACGATGTATTTCATGTCTTCGAAAATGAAACCGGCATCGAGTTGCGATCGGATTGAATCCACCGCCTGCCAGAAGAAACTCTGCGCGATGAGGGACTGCTCGGTGCGGTAGAACACGCGCGCCCGCGACAAGCGCACGGGCTGCAGATTGAGGGCCGCGGGCCGCTCGAGCAACTCGCGGAAAATCGAATCGGCCTCCGTCTCCTGATCGTGCAGGCGGTAGCATTCGCCGGTGGCATAGCGGGCATAGTCATTCTGCCATTGTGCCAGCCAGCGCAACGCCTCGTCTGCGCCGCGATGATCGAGAAGAAAGCGGTACAGCCGAAACAAGCCCATTTGCGGACCGGCCAGATCCGGCCGCAGCCGCACGGCCAGATGGCCGAGGCGGATCGCCTCTTCATAATCCTCGCGATAGCGTTTGACCAGCGCGAGCTGATAGACCGTGTCCTGAAAGAGGGAATCCTGCGCCAGCACTGTGCGGAAATGTTTTTCGGCCTTGTCGAAATCGATCTTCTTGAGCAGGAGCGCCTTGGTGGTGGCCATTTCGCGATGGCAGAGGCCGCGGTAGTAGTGGGCGGTGAGATCGTTGGGATTGCGCTTGAGAATTTCATCGAAGCGATCGTCGGCCTTGCCCCATTTGCCCCAGGCCACTTCGATTTCACCGAGATGAGTGAGAGCGTCGCGGTTTTTGGGCGCCAGGCGCAGCGCGCGCTCGAACGCCTTGTGTGCCTGCTCGAGCTGATTTTGCGCCAGCAACTCGCGGCCCCGGGCCAGCCAGGTGCCGGCCTCGTCCGGTGCGCCGGCGCTGAGTTGCAGCGGCACGAGCAGCAGGAGCACAGCGAGAAAGGGGGGAATGAAGTTTTTCATGTGAGGTAAGGGAAGAGTCAGATCGGCGGCGCATGGGCGGCACAGTGGATTTTGACGGGTGATTTGCCACGCCGGCAGCAAGCTATTGAAACGGCGCTGCAATCGCAAGCACAAAAACGCGACCTGTGCGCCGCTGGCATTCGGCATCGTCCATAATCCAATTGACTATGTTGGCGGGAGTTGATATTTTGCGGCACCCAACTCGGCGAGCGTGAGTTGGGATTTGGCCCGCGCCGCGGGTGGAAGATGCGCAAAGCTCAGCCGCGTAGCGCGTTGGCGCAGGTGATCGCGACGGTGATTGGTTTCGCAGAGAAAGGCTCACAAGTGCTCGCCACATTCGGCTGGAATGATTTTTTCGAGGCGCAGTTCGCGCCCTATCGCGAGAAGGGCTTTGCCGCCGGACGCGTTGCGGTCGAGCATCGCCGCGCCTACCGCCTCTACACCGCGCAGGGTGAAATGCCGGCCGAGGCCGCCGGCAAGCTGTTCTATGAAGCGCAGGGCAGCGGGGATTTACCGGCGGTCGGCGATTGGGTGGTCGTGCGGCAGTTGCCGGGCGAACACAAGGCTGTCATCCATGCCGTGTTGCCGCGGCGCAGCAAGTTCTCGCGCAAAGCCGCCGGCCTGCACACCGAAGAGCAGATTGTCGCCGCCAATGTCGATACCGTGTTCCTGGTCAGCTCGCTGAATCAGGATTTCAATCTGCGCCGCATCGAACGCTACCTGACGCTGGCGTGGGAAAGCGGCGCGGTGCCGGTGGTGGTGCTCAACAAGGCCGATCTCTGTGCTCAGGTGGAAGAACGGCTTGCCGAGGTTGCGGCTGTTGCACTCGGCGTGGACCTGCGCGTGGTGAGTGCGGTTACCGGCCAGGGTCTCGCCGAGTTGACAGAATACTTGCGCGATCACAAGACCGTCGCGTTTCTGGGCTCCTCCGGCGTCGGCAAGTCATCCTTGATCAACAAACTCCTGGGCGAGGAGCGCCTCAAAACCCGCGAGATTCGGGAGGCGGACGATCACGGCCGCCACGCGACGTCGCAGCGCGAGCTGATTCTGGTGCCGGGCGGGGGACTGGTGATCGACACGCCCGGCATGCGCGAGCTGCAGCTTTGGGAGGCCGGCGCAGGCCTGGAGGAAGTCTTCGAAGAAATCGAAGCCTGCGCCGCCGGCTGCCGGTTCAACGATTGCCAGCACGAAAACGAGCCTGACTGCGCCGTGCAAGCGGCGCTGGCGCGCGGGGAGATCGATCCCGGCCGCTTTGCCAATTTCAAGAAGATGCAAAAAGAGTTGAAGTTCCTGCAGCGCAAGCAGGATTACCGCGCCCAGGCCGAGGAAAAGCGGCGTTGGAAGATCTTGCACAAGGGCTTCCGCACGCATATGAAACAGAAGTATCGCTAGCGCATCCCGGCCTTTGAGCGCGATGCAGCGATCAGAAGTGGAATAACACTCATCCTTTCAACCCAGCCGGGTATTCCCCGTGGCACAGCAATCGCAGATCGATGATTTCCTGCTGCTCCAGCGTGTGGCGCAACGCATCAGTTCCATTCTCGACCTGGACGCGCTGCTCGAGCAAATCGTCGATGACGTGGCACAGACGTTCGGCTATACGCGCTCGGCGATTCTGCTGCTGGCGCCGGGCGGCCGCGAGGTCGTGATCGCGGCGGTGCGCGGGTGGACCTCGCACTATCACGTCAAAGGCGAACGCTTCCCGGCCAGCGCGGGCATGATCGGCCACGTCGTGCAAACCGGCAAAACCTGCTATGCGCCGGATGTCTCCCGCAATCCCTACTACATGGTGAGCGAAGCTTCGACGCGCTCGGAGGTGGATATTCCCATCACCGCGCGCGGCCAGCTCATCGGCGTGTTCAACGCGCAGCACCCCAATCTGGATGCCTTCCCGCCCCCTCGCTTGCAACTGCTCGAAGCCCTGGCCGGACACCTGGGCGTGGCCATCGCCAACGCGCGCTTGTTCGAGCGCGAACGCAAGGAGAAGGAACGCATGCTGCAGGAACTGGCGGAAGCGCGTGCGATTCAATCCCGTCTCTTTCCCAAACAGCCGCCGCAGGTGCCGCGCTTCCGGATTTCCGGCCTCTCGCAACCGTGCCTCGCGGTGGGCGGCGATTGGTATGATTACATTCAATTGCCGGGCGGCCGCGTGGCAGTGGTGGTGGGCGATGTTGCCGGCAAGGGCACCGGTGCGGCGCTGTTGATGGCCTCGACCCGCAGCATTCTGCGCCTGCACGCGGAACACGGCGGATCACCCAGCGCCGTGCTCACCGCAGTCAATCGCGTCTTGCTCGCTGATCTGCCCACGGCCAAATTCATCACGATGATCTATGCGGTGCTCGATCCGGAGCGCGGCACCCTCACTTTTGCCAATGCCGGTCATCTTCCTCCCATTTTGGTGGATGCCAGCGGCAGCCGGCCGCTTATCGCCAAGCCGGAGTTGCCGCTGGGCGTGCGCGCGGGCACCTATTCCGACCAGGAGCTGACGCTGATGCCGGCCAGCCGTCTGTTCCTGTATTCCGACGGCGTGATCGAAGCCAGAAACGCTGCACTTGAAGAATATGGCGAGCTTCGCCTGCTGCAGCACCTGGCGACGCCGCTGGCTTCAGTGGAGAGCCTGCTGCAAGACGTGCTGGCACACGCGCAGGGCGAGCCGGTGCGGGATGACATTACCATTGTCGCCGTGGAGGCGCTGGTGTGACGTGAGTTGGCCGGACAAGGGCAGTGGGGGTGACGGTATGAGGCATTTCATGATTTGACTTTTCCGAATTCAGCGCAGAAACGCAGAGTCGCTGAGAATCCAGGCCGTATCTCACTTCGCGCCCTTCGCGACGCGGCAGTGAATTCTGGAACGCGACCTCGTCAAGCCAAGAAAGGAGAACAGGTGACAGCTCTTATTGTCGGCGCGAGCGGCGCCACTGGCCGGCTGTTGGTGCAGCAGCTTCTTGCTCGCGGCGTCGATGTCAAGGTCGTTGTGCGATCACCCGACCGGCTCCCCGCCGAAATTCGGCATCAGGCCGGCTTGACCGTGATCCAGGCCAGTGTGCTGGAACTCAGCGACGCTGAGATGGCGCGGCAGGTCAAGGGTTGTGCGGCGGTGGCTTCCTGTCTGGGACACAACTTGACTTTCAAAGGCATATTCGGCCACCCGCGCCTGCTGGTCACCGAGGCCACGCGCCGCTTGTGTGAGGCCATCAAGGTCAACCAGGCGGAACAGCCCGTGCGCTTCGTGCTGATGAACACCACGGGCAACCGCAATCGCGATCTCGCCGAGCCAATCTCTTTCGCACAAAAGTGCGTGCTGGGACTGCTGCGCGCGTTGCTGCCGCCGCACTTGGACAACGAGCGGGCTGCCGATTATCTGCGCACGCAGATCGGCCAGCATGACAGCGCTATCGAGTGGGTGGCGGTTCGTCCGGACGGCCTGCTGGATGAAAACCAAGTCACCGCATATGAGGTGTACCCTTCCCCGATTCGCAGCGCCCTCTTTGACCCGGGCGTGACCAGCCGGATCAATGTCGGC
This genomic stretch from bacterium harbors:
- a CDS encoding biopolymer transporter ExbD is translated as MDSGKPSGDIISNLNLAPLVDIALVLVIIFMVTAPLLDVPSNLEVELPKAATIEAKSQDNITISLAATGETALNDKMLAPPQLAPALKKMVTDHPGRLVVIRADKNVSHRQILDLLGLAKKNGAQRIAIATVQRR
- a CDS encoding NAD(P)H-binding protein, which codes for MAKTALLLGASGLVGSHCLQLLLANDNYQRVITWLRRPLPRQHPKLQQQIIAFDELPAGAAALREVDEIFCCLGTTIKQAGSQAAFRRVDFTYPVEIARLAVQQGVPQFLIVTSMGANPRSTIFYSRIKGEVEQALQQLGLPSLQILRPSLLLGQRAEFRLGERLGSAVFGLLSFAFIGPLRRYRGIAAADVAAAMIAIAQSGRTGVNVYESEQLQAIAAGKGRWANGGAW
- a CDS encoding GWxTD domain-containing protein — its product is MKNFIPPFLAVLLLLVPLQLSAGAPDEAGTWLARGRELLAQNQLEQAHKAFERALRLAPKNRDALTHLGEIEVAWGKWGKADDRFDEILKRNPNDLTAHYYRGLCHREMATTKALLLKKIDFDKAEKHFRTVLAQDSLFQDTVYQLALVKRYREDYEEAIRLGHLAVRLRPDLAGPQMGLFRLYRFLLDHRGADEALRWLAQWQNDYARYATGECYRLHDQETEADSIFRELLERPAALNLQPVRLSRARVFYRTEQSLIAQSFFWQAVDSIRSQLDAGFIFEDMKYIVSDAEYDTYLTLQTPEEFRVFFQKMWVSRDPLPAAQVNLRLAEHYRRLRFAEKNYAFDGFRTWFNSPDRSQYLKYTKVYFLNHEFNDKGLVYLRQGPPDDTALSVSQRANPNESWRYYKTPERGELTFHFVIADNAVGNNWRLTPIITDPDMLSERLHWGPVYLRLLNATESERLTYENEMADQSVKSVRAGLDTDRHTWHEKIEPLAMAFYTAAFKGTAGRDELALYYAIPANQITKEHAAEAGPILLEKGAVLHDMGWHELERVDKQIALHPESPRQFARGLFIDAHHFSAAPDSYRIAFHARLAKATPVRVGGFSFELALPDYNSGGLVLSDLLLAFAVAPATSAGPFVRNGLALLPNPYKQFSLSQAVQLYFEIYNLTLNPEGRAQFLLEYTVQALKGKSGGFAGLFGGGDKTKISLTFEREANSRDTFEQTGLDLSAAKPGEYELTVKVTDRTSGASAEAKSMMRLD
- the rsgA gene encoding ribosome small subunit-dependent GTPase A — translated: MRKAQPRSALAQVIATVIGFAEKGSQVLATFGWNDFFEAQFAPYREKGFAAGRVAVEHRRAYRLYTAQGEMPAEAAGKLFYEAQGSGDLPAVGDWVVVRQLPGEHKAVIHAVLPRRSKFSRKAAGLHTEEQIVAANVDTVFLVSSLNQDFNLRRIERYLTLAWESGAVPVVVLNKADLCAQVEERLAEVAAVALGVDLRVVSAVTGQGLAELTEYLRDHKTVAFLGSSGVGKSSLINKLLGEERLKTREIREADDHGRHATSQRELILVPGGGLVIDTPGMRELQLWEAGAGLEEVFEEIEACAAGCRFNDCQHENEPDCAVQAALARGEIDPGRFANFKKMQKELKFLQRKQDYRAQAEEKRRWKILHKGFRTHMKQKYR
- a CDS encoding SpoIIE family protein phosphatase, with the protein product MAQQSQIDDFLLLQRVAQRISSILDLDALLEQIVDDVAQTFGYTRSAILLLAPGGREVVIAAVRGWTSHYHVKGERFPASAGMIGHVVQTGKTCYAPDVSRNPYYMVSEASTRSEVDIPITARGQLIGVFNAQHPNLDAFPPPRLQLLEALAGHLGVAIANARLFERERKEKERMLQELAEARAIQSRLFPKQPPQVPRFRISGLSQPCLAVGGDWYDYIQLPGGRVAVVVGDVAGKGTGAALLMASTRSILRLHAEHGGSPSAVLTAVNRVLLADLPTAKFITMIYAVLDPERGTLTFANAGHLPPILVDASGSRPLIAKPELPLGVRAGTYSDQELTLMPASRLFLYSDGVIEARNAALEEYGELRLLQHLATPLASVESLLQDVLAHAQGEPVRDDITIVAVEALV
- a CDS encoding SDR family oxidoreductase; the protein is MTALIVGASGATGRLLVQQLLARGVDVKVVVRSPDRLPAEIRHQAGLTVIQASVLELSDAEMARQVKGCAAVASCLGHNLTFKGIFGHPRLLVTEATRRLCEAIKVNQAEQPVRFVLMNTTGNRNRDLAEPISFAQKCVLGLLRALLPPHLDNERAADYLRTQIGQHDSAIEWVAVRPDGLLDENQVTAYEVYPSPIRSALFDPGVTSRINVGHFMAELMTGGDLWARWKGQMPVIYNKISPPTKPAAKSRAKSGRAEA